From the genome of Actinomycetota bacterium:
CCGCACCGCCTGCAGCAGCTCGACCGGCTTGGTGTGCTTGACGATGAAGCCGCTGGCGCCGGCGCGGATGGCCTCGAACACGTACTCGTCGAGCTCGAACGTGGTGAGGATGACGATGCGCACCCCGGCCAGCCGGTCGTCGGCGGTGATCCTGCGGGTGGCGGCCAGGCCGTCGGTGCCCGGCATGCGGATGTCCATGAGCACGATGTCGGGCCGGTGGCGCCGGGCGAGCTGCACCGCCTCGTCGCCGTCACCGGCCTCGCCCACCACCGCGACGTCGTCCTGGGCGTCGAGCAGCGCCCGGAAGCCCGCCCGCACCAGGTCCTGGTCGTCGGCGAGCAAGACGCTGATCATCGCGCCCCGTCCCGCAGCGGGAACTGCGCCCGGACGCGGAAGCCCCGGCCGGGGCGGGGGCCGGCTGCGAACGTGCCGCCCAGAGCGTTGACCCGCTCCCGCATGCCGGCGAGGCCACGGCCCGACCGGCCATCCGGCCGGTCGGAGC
Proteins encoded in this window:
- a CDS encoding response regulator transcription factor — its product is MISVLLADDQDLVRAGFRALLDAQDDVAVVGEAGDGDEAVQLARRHRPDIVLMDIRMPGTDGLAATRRITADDRLAGVRIVILTTFELDEYVFEAIRAGASGFIVKHTKPVELLQAVRAVAAGDALLSPSVTRRLIREFAARTREAPRSPALDALTEREREVMALVAEGLTNHEIAERLVVSPLTAKTHVSRAMVKLGARDRIQLVVFAYESGLVRPGWT